A stretch of the Porifericola rhodea genome encodes the following:
- the fsa gene encoding fructose-6-phosphate aldolase, with the protein MEFFIDTANLDDIREAYDLGVLDGVTTNPSLMAKEGVTGHENIIQRYKDICNIVDDNVSAEVVATSFDEIVKEGLELAKIDDKIVVKVPMIKDGVKAIKKLTSEGIRTNCTLVFSPGQAILAAKAGASYVSPFIGRLDDISTDGVALIEQIVNIYQNYAYETQVLAASIRHTMHLIQCAEVGADVATCPLSVITGLLKHPLTDSGLEKFLSDHRKGNS; encoded by the coding sequence ATGGAATTTTTTATTGACACTGCAAACCTAGACGACATTCGCGAAGCCTACGACCTGGGTGTATTGGATGGAGTTACTACTAACCCTTCTCTTATGGCTAAGGAAGGTGTAACCGGGCACGAAAATATTATTCAACGTTATAAAGACATCTGCAATATTGTGGATGACAATGTAAGCGCCGAGGTAGTAGCTACTTCTTTTGACGAAATTGTTAAAGAAGGATTAGAGCTTGCCAAAATTGATGATAAGATTGTAGTAAAAGTACCTATGATCAAAGATGGGGTTAAGGCCATTAAAAAACTGACTTCAGAAGGTATTCGTACTAATTGTACACTGGTATTTTCACCCGGTCAGGCAATTCTGGCTGCTAAAGCAGGAGCTTCTTATGTATCTCCTTTTATTGGTCGCCTGGATGATATTTCTACCGATGGTGTAGCGCTGATAGAGCAGATTGTAAATATCTATCAAAACTATGCTTATGAAACGCAGGTACTAGCAGCCTCTATCCGCCACACTATGCACCTCATACAGTGTGCAGAAGTAGGTGCAGATGTTGCTACCTGCCCTCTTAGTGTAATCACCGGCTTGCTAAAGCACCCTTTGACTGATAGCGGACTGGAGAAATTTCTAAGCGACCACCGCAAAGGAAATTCTTAA
- a CDS encoding fructose-6-phosphate aldolase yields the protein MYIFKVKGKAKIPDYIQLRDDNFVLVAYFRADRELKKLEKYGLEGKDEALKEVIDRLPYGKLQKLEI from the coding sequence ATGTACATTTTCAAAGTAAAAGGAAAAGCCAAGATTCCTGATTATATTCAGCTACGTGATGATAACTTTGTGCTGGTAGCTTATTTCCGTGCCGATCGTGAGCTAAAAAAACTTGAGAAATACGGTCTGGAAGGGAAAGACGAAGCACTGAAAGAAGTTATTGATCGTTTACCTTACGGAAAACTCCAAAAGCTGGAAATCTAG